The window ACAATTTGCCAATATGATTTATCACCGGTTGACCGATCATTTCGAACTCTGATTGCGGGGCATAAAGAACTTTGCAGCTTGGTTTTGCCTGTTTTGTAGCAGCTCAATCAGGTATCCTATTTTGGCTTGAGCCATGAGAAACATTAATTTAAATAAGATTTCCTTTTAATGTTTGATAAAAATCGAAAAGTACGGTAATATTAGAGTTGAATTTGATATTTAAATCACCATAGTTGGTGGGCCATCATTTCTGATGGGTTGAAAATATAGTCTAAAACAAAGGTTATCATGTCAAGAATTTGTTCTATCTGTGATAAGCGGCCACAGGTCGCAAATTTAGTAAGCCACGCGAATAATAAAACAAAGCGTTGGGTTTATCCAAACGTGCACAAAATGAGATTTATCAAAATTGATGAATTACATAAAAAACGTGTTCCTGTACAATGTGCAAGCGTGTGTACAAAATGTGTAAAAGCTGGCAAAATTCAAAAAGTTCTTTAAGGTTCAAAAGGTTAATTTCCTATGGCAAATACAAAATCAGCACAAAAACAGATTCTTCAAGCTGAAAAACGTCATCAATGTAACGTTGCTCGTAAATCTTCAATTAAAACAGCTGTAAAAAAAGTTCTCACTGCTCTTGAAGCGGGAAAAACAAAAGATGAAGTTCAAGTGCTTTTCAATGATGCTCAAGCACAATGTGCTCGAGCAAAAGGGAAGCATACGTTGCATGCAAATACTGCAGCTCGTAAAGTTAGCCGTTTGG is drawn from Candidatus Dependentiae bacterium and contains these coding sequences:
- the rpmB gene encoding 50S ribosomal protein L28 encodes the protein MSRICSICDKRPQVANLVSHANNKTKRWVYPNVHKMRFIKIDELHKKRVPVQCASVCTKCVKAGKIQKVL
- the rpsT gene encoding 30S ribosomal protein S20; this encodes MANTKSAQKQILQAEKRHQCNVARKSSIKTAVKKVLTALEAGKTKDEVQVLFNDAQAQCARAKGKHTLHANTAARKVSRLALRVQSHFATATAK